Proteins co-encoded in one Populus trichocarpa isolate Nisqually-1 chromosome 10, P.trichocarpa_v4.1, whole genome shotgun sequence genomic window:
- the LOC7459800 gene encoding fruit protein pKIWI502 isoform X1, with protein sequence MSVKLSPSTLLSLSPPLLHAHHSPSLISMSILRRLAPNHLTTHLRHHHRRRLATVAAAVRQDTTIWTQAPLSEIEPAAESLFHVSIDVSDYPDLAASHTRAGQYLQLRVPDVEKPSFLAIASPPSYAAEKGAFEFLVKSVAGSTAELLCGLKKGDVVELSQATGRGFEIDQIEPAEKYPTVLIFATGSGISPIRSLIESGFSADKRSDVRLYYGARNIKRMAYQDRFKDWESSGVKIVPVLSQPDGRWTGETGYVQAAFAMAKQIYSPTGTGAVLCGQKQMTEEITSILVSDGVSIEKILKNF encoded by the exons atgtcAGTTAAACTCTCTCCCTCTACTCTTCTCTCTTTATCACCGCCTCTCCTCCATGCGCACCATAGTCCTTCCCTCATTTCCATGTCTATCCTACGCCGCCTAGCTCCAAACCACCTAACCACACACCTCAGGCACCACCACAGGCGGCGTCTAGCCACGGTTGCCGCTGCAGTACGGCAAGACACAACGATCTGGACACAAGCGCCTCTGTCCGAGATCGAACCAGCGGCCGAGTCACTCTTCCACGTGAGCATCGACGTCTCTGACTATCCGGACCTCGCAGCTTCTCACACACGTGCTGGGCAATACTTACAGCTGCGCGTCCCCGACGTGGAGAAACCTTCGTTCCTGGCCATCGCCTCGCCGCCGTCTTACGCAGCGGAAAAAGGTGCGTTTGAATTTCTGGTGAAGAGCGTAGCGGGATCGACGGCAGAGCTGTTGTGCGGACTTAAAAAAGGGGACGTGGTGGAATTGAGCCAAGCTACGGGGAGAGGTTTCGAGATTGATCAAATTGAGCCCGCAGAGAAGTATCCTACGGTTCTGATTTTCGCCACTGGATCTGGCATCAG TCCAATTCGATCTCTTATAGAGTCTGGGTTTAGTGCCGATAAAAGATCTGATGTGAGGCTGTATTATGGAGCTAGAAACATTAAGAGAATGGCTTACCAG GATAGGTTTAAAGATTGGGAATCTTCTGGTGTTAAAATTGTGCCAGTGCTATCACAACCAGATGGCAGGTGGACTGGTGAAACTGGCTATGTACAG GCTGCTTTTGCCATGGCCAAGCAAATTTATAGCCCTACAGGCACTGGTGCTGTTCTCTGTGGGCAGAAACAGATGACTGAG GAAATAACGTCAATTCTTGTGTCAGATGGAGTCTCGATTGAGAAAATACTAAAGAACTTCTGA
- the LOC7459800 gene encoding fruit protein pKIWI502 isoform X2, with the protein MSVKLSPSTLLSLSPPLLHAHHSPSLISMSILRRLAPNHLTTHLRHHHRRRLATVAAAVRQDTTIWTQAPLSEIEPAAESLFHVSIDVSDYPDLAASHTRAGQYLQLRVPDVEKPSFLAIASPPSYAAEKGAFEFLVKSVAGSTAELLCGLKKGDVVELSQATGRGFEIDQIEPAEKYPTVLIFATGSGISPIRSLIESGFSADKRSDVRLYYGARNIKRMAYQDRFKDWESSGVKIVPVLSQPDGRWTGETGYVQVECCFCHGQANL; encoded by the exons atgtcAGTTAAACTCTCTCCCTCTACTCTTCTCTCTTTATCACCGCCTCTCCTCCATGCGCACCATAGTCCTTCCCTCATTTCCATGTCTATCCTACGCCGCCTAGCTCCAAACCACCTAACCACACACCTCAGGCACCACCACAGGCGGCGTCTAGCCACGGTTGCCGCTGCAGTACGGCAAGACACAACGATCTGGACACAAGCGCCTCTGTCCGAGATCGAACCAGCGGCCGAGTCACTCTTCCACGTGAGCATCGACGTCTCTGACTATCCGGACCTCGCAGCTTCTCACACACGTGCTGGGCAATACTTACAGCTGCGCGTCCCCGACGTGGAGAAACCTTCGTTCCTGGCCATCGCCTCGCCGCCGTCTTACGCAGCGGAAAAAGGTGCGTTTGAATTTCTGGTGAAGAGCGTAGCGGGATCGACGGCAGAGCTGTTGTGCGGACTTAAAAAAGGGGACGTGGTGGAATTGAGCCAAGCTACGGGGAGAGGTTTCGAGATTGATCAAATTGAGCCCGCAGAGAAGTATCCTACGGTTCTGATTTTCGCCACTGGATCTGGCATCAG TCCAATTCGATCTCTTATAGAGTCTGGGTTTAGTGCCGATAAAAGATCTGATGTGAGGCTGTATTATGGAGCTAGAAACATTAAGAGAATGGCTTACCAG GATAGGTTTAAAGATTGGGAATCTTCTGGTGTTAAAATTGTGCCAGTGCTATCACAACCAGATGGCAGGTGGACTGGTGAAACTGGCTATGTACAGGTGGAGT GCTGCTTTTGCCATGGCCAAGCAAATTTATAG
- the LOC7459801 gene encoding ATP synthase subunit beta, mitochondrial — MASRRLLSSLLRSSSRRSISKSTLSSSNPKVSASSTRRASPYGYLLNRAAEYATSAAAASPPSQPPPVQSEGKKGKVIDEFTGKGSIGHVCQVIGAVVDVKFDEGLPPILTALEVQGHSIRLVLEVAQHLGESVVRTIAMDGTEGLVRGQPVLNTGSPITVPVGRATLGRIINVIGEAIDEKGDLKTEHYLPIHREAPSFVEQATEQQVLVTGIKVVDLLAPYQRGGKIGLFGGAGVGKTVLIMELINNVAKAHGGFSVFAGVGERTREGNDLYREMIESGVIKLGDQQAESKCALVYGQMNEPPGARARVGLTGLTVAEHFRDAEGQDVLLFIDNIFRFTQANSEVSALLGRIPSAVGYQPTLATDLGGLQERITTTKKGSITSVQAIYVPADDLTDPAPATTFAHLDATTVLSRQISELGIYPAVDPLDSTSRMLSPHILGEEHYNTARGVQKVLQNYKNLQDIIAILGMDELSEDDKLTVARARKIQRFLSQPFHVAEVFTGAPGKYVELKEGVQSFQGVLDGKYDDLPEQSFYMVGGIEEVIAKAEKISKESAA, encoded by the exons ATGGCTTCACGCAGACTTTTATCATCTCTTCTCCGATCGTCTTCTCGCCGATCTATCTCCAAATCTACTTTATCAAGTTCCAATCCTAAGGTCTCTGCATCTTCCACGCGCCGCGCGTCTCCTTACGGTTACCTCCTAAACCGCGCGGCTGAGTACGCGACCTCTGCAGCCGCCGCATCGCCTCCATCACAACCGCCTCCTGTCCAATCGGAGGGTAAGAAGGGGAAGGTCATCGACGAGTTTACCGGGAAGGGTTCGATCGGGCATGTGTGTCAGGTTATTGGAGCCGTCGTGGATGTGAAATTTGATGAGGGTTTGCCTCCGATTTTGACCGCTTTGGAGGTTCAGGGTCACTCAATCCGGTTGGTTCTTGAAGTGGCCCAGCATTTGGGAGAGAGTGTTGTTAGGACTATTGCTATGGATGGTACTGAAGGTTTGGTCAGAGGCCAGCCTGTTCTTAACACTGGATCTCCAATTACT GTGCCTGTGGGCAGGGCCACTCTTGGTCGCATAATCAATGTCATTGGAGAAGCCATTGATGAGAAGGGAGACCTCA AGACGGAGCACTACTTGCCTATTCATAGGGAGGCTCCATCTTTTGTTGAGCAAGCAACTGAGCAACAGGTCCTTGTAACTGGTATCAAG GTTGTTGATCTCCTTGCACCATACCAAAGAGGAGGGAAGATTGGACTGTTTGGCGGTGCTGGCGTGGGAAAAACTGTGCTTATTATGGAACTTATCAACAATGTTGCAAAAGCTCATG GTGGTTTCTCTGTCTTTGCTGGTGTTGGTGAACGTACCCGTGAGGGAAATGACTTGTACAgagaaatgattgaaagtgGTGTCATTAAGCTAGGAGATCAGCAG GCTGAGAGCAAATGTGCTCTTGTGTATGGTCAAATGAATGAGCCTCCTGGTGCTCGTGCCCGTGTTGGTCTCACTGGACTTACTGTGGCTGAGCACTTCCGTGATGCTGAAGGGCAAGATGTGCTTCTATTCATTGACAACATTTTCCGCTTTACCCAG GCTAACTCAGAGGTGTCTGCCTTGCTTGGACGTATCCCATCTGCTGTTGGTTATCAGCCAACCTTGGCTACAGATCTTGGAGGTCTTCAAGAACGAATTACAACAACCAAGAAAGGTTCCATTACTTCTGTTCAAGCTATTTATGTGCCTGCTGATGATTTGACGGATCCTGCTCCTGCCACAACTTTTGCTCACTTGGATGCCACAACTGTGCTGTCAAGACAG ATTTCTGAGCTTGGTATCTATCCTGCTGTGGATCCCCTTGATTCTACATCTCGTATGCTCTCACCTCATATTTTGGGTGAGGAACACTACAACACTGCTCGTGGTGTGCAGAAGGTTCTTCAAAACTATAAGAATTTGCAAGATATCATTGCCATTTTGGGAATGGATGAGCTCAGTGAAGACGACAAGCTGACGGTTGCCCGTGCTCGTAAAATTCAGAGGTTCTTGAGCCAGCCCTTCCATGTTGCAGAAGTTTTCACTGGTGCTCCTGGAAAGTATGTCGAGTTGAAGGAGGGTGTACAAAGCTTCCAG GGAGTGTTGGATGGGAAATACGATGACCTTCCAGAGCAGTCATTTTACATGGTTGGTGGTATCGAGGAGGTTATTGCCAAGGCTGAGAAGATTTCCAAGGAATCTGCTGCTTAA
- the LOC7459802 gene encoding protein DETOXIFICATION 16 isoform X2 — translation MFLRFSYWFQCIGMGSALETLCGQAYGAKQYHMLGIHTQRAMLTLLIVSIPLAIIWFYTGTLLLSLGQDAEISAGAGTFNRWLIPSLFAYGLLQCLNRLLQTQNNVFPMMLSSGATSLLHIIVCWGLVFKSGLGSKGAALAITISNWINVFMLAIYVKYSPTCAKTWTGFSKEALHDIFSFVKLAVPSAIMICLEYWSFEMVVLLSGLLPNPKLEASVLSISLNTCWMVYMISVGLGGTISTRVSNELGAGRPQGARLAICVMIIIALSEGAAVGITTILVRQVWGNLYSNEEEVITYVANMMPLLALSDFLDGFQCVLSGAARGCGWQNLCAFINLGAYYVVAIPSAVLLAFIFHIGGMGLWMGIICGLVVQVVALVSVNACTDWDREAAKAITRVEETGIDSHGT, via the exons ATGTTCCTTCGCTTCAGTTACTGGTTTCAGTGTATTG GAATGGGAAGTGCATTGGAGACGCTGTGCGGGCAAGCCTATGGTGCCAAACAATACCACATGCTTGGTATTCACACACAGAGAGCAATGCTAACACTCCTAATAGTAAGCATCCCTCTAGCAATCATTTGGTTTTACACTGGCACCCTTCTCTTATCTTTAGGCCAAGACGCTGAGATTTCAGCAGGAGCAGGGACATTTAACCGCTGGTTGATTCCAAGCCTATTCGCTTACGGCCTGCTTCAATGCCTTAACAGATTGTTACAAacccaaaataatgttttcCCTATGATGCTAAGCTCCGGGGCCACATCTTTGCTGCACATTATTGTGTGTTGGGGTCTTGTTTTTAAATCTGGACTTGGAAGTAAAGGTGCTGCCTTGGCGATTACTATTTCGAATTGGATTAATGTATTTATGCTAGCAATATATGTAAAGTACTCGCCTACTTGCGCGAAAACTTGGACCGGCTTTTCAAAAGAAGCTTTGCATGATATTTTCAGCTTTGTAAAGCTTGCAGTTCCTTCAGCAATCATGATATG CTTGGAGTATTGGTCATTTGAGATGGTGGTTCTGCTATCCGGTCTTCTCCCAAATCCCAAACTAGAGGCATCTGTGCTATCAATAAG CCTTAACACATGTTGGATGGTCTATATGATCTCTGTTGGCCTTGGTGGAACCATAAG TACAAGAGTATCAAATGAACTGGGGGCTGGGCGCCCACAAGGTGCACGTTTGGCTATCTGTGTTATGATCATCATCGCCCTGTCAGAGGGTGCAGCGGTTGGAATTACTACAATTTTGGTACGCCAAGTATGGGGAAATCTCTACAGCAATGAAGAAGAAGTGATAACATATGTTGCTAATATGATGCCACTGCTAGCACTATCTGACTTCTTGGATGGATTCCAATGCGTGCTTTCAG GAGCCGCAAGAGGATGTGGGTGGCAAAATCTGTGTGCATTTATCAACCTTGGAGCTTACTATGTTGTGGCAATTCCTTCAGCTGTTCTCCTTGCTTTCATCTTCCATATTGGAGGCATG GGGCTTTGGATGGGGATCATATGTGGCCTCGTTGTGCAAGTTGTGGCGCTTGTTTCTGTAAATGCATGTACAGATTGGGATCGAGAg gcAGCTAAAGCCATCACTCGAGTCGAAGAAACTGGCATTGACTCGCATGGAACATAG
- the LOC7459802 gene encoding protein DETOXIFICATION 16 isoform X1, with translation MPRKMETGAEKSSLESLLIRNQERSHGVDGEVSQQGCFCREDFIGEAKKQLWLAGPLIAVSLLQYCLQVISIMFVGHLGELALSSASMACSFASVTGFSVLLGMGSALETLCGQAYGAKQYHMLGIHTQRAMLTLLIVSIPLAIIWFYTGTLLLSLGQDAEISAGAGTFNRWLIPSLFAYGLLQCLNRLLQTQNNVFPMMLSSGATSLLHIIVCWGLVFKSGLGSKGAALAITISNWINVFMLAIYVKYSPTCAKTWTGFSKEALHDIFSFVKLAVPSAIMICLEYWSFEMVVLLSGLLPNPKLEASVLSISLNTCWMVYMISVGLGGTISTRVSNELGAGRPQGARLAICVMIIIALSEGAAVGITTILVRQVWGNLYSNEEEVITYVANMMPLLALSDFLDGFQCVLSGAARGCGWQNLCAFINLGAYYVVAIPSAVLLAFIFHIGGMGLWMGIICGLVVQVVALVSVNACTDWDREAAKAITRVEETGIDSHGT, from the exons ATGCCAAGGAAGATGGAAACTGGAGCGGAAAAATCAAGTCTTGAATCACTTCTGATACGGAACCAAGAAAGAAGCCATGGAGTTGATGGGGAGGTATCTCAACAAGGTTGTTTTTGCAGAGAGGATTTTATTGGCGAAGCGAAGAAGCAACTATGGCTTGCAGGGCCTCTTATAGCAGTGAGTTTGCTGCAGTATTGCTTACAAGTAATATCGATTATGTTTGTTGGTCATCTTGGCGAGCTTGCTCTTTCTAGTGCTTCCATGGCATGTTCCTTCGCTTCAGTTACTGGTTTCAGTGTATTG ctAGGAATGGGAAGTGCATTGGAGACGCTGTGCGGGCAAGCCTATGGTGCCAAACAATACCACATGCTTGGTATTCACACACAGAGAGCAATGCTAACACTCCTAATAGTAAGCATCCCTCTAGCAATCATTTGGTTTTACACTGGCACCCTTCTCTTATCTTTAGGCCAAGACGCTGAGATTTCAGCAGGAGCAGGGACATTTAACCGCTGGTTGATTCCAAGCCTATTCGCTTACGGCCTGCTTCAATGCCTTAACAGATTGTTACAAacccaaaataatgttttcCCTATGATGCTAAGCTCCGGGGCCACATCTTTGCTGCACATTATTGTGTGTTGGGGTCTTGTTTTTAAATCTGGACTTGGAAGTAAAGGTGCTGCCTTGGCGATTACTATTTCGAATTGGATTAATGTATTTATGCTAGCAATATATGTAAAGTACTCGCCTACTTGCGCGAAAACTTGGACCGGCTTTTCAAAAGAAGCTTTGCATGATATTTTCAGCTTTGTAAAGCTTGCAGTTCCTTCAGCAATCATGATATG CTTGGAGTATTGGTCATTTGAGATGGTGGTTCTGCTATCCGGTCTTCTCCCAAATCCCAAACTAGAGGCATCTGTGCTATCAATAAG CCTTAACACATGTTGGATGGTCTATATGATCTCTGTTGGCCTTGGTGGAACCATAAG TACAAGAGTATCAAATGAACTGGGGGCTGGGCGCCCACAAGGTGCACGTTTGGCTATCTGTGTTATGATCATCATCGCCCTGTCAGAGGGTGCAGCGGTTGGAATTACTACAATTTTGGTACGCCAAGTATGGGGAAATCTCTACAGCAATGAAGAAGAAGTGATAACATATGTTGCTAATATGATGCCACTGCTAGCACTATCTGACTTCTTGGATGGATTCCAATGCGTGCTTTCAG GAGCCGCAAGAGGATGTGGGTGGCAAAATCTGTGTGCATTTATCAACCTTGGAGCTTACTATGTTGTGGCAATTCCTTCAGCTGTTCTCCTTGCTTTCATCTTCCATATTGGAGGCATG GGGCTTTGGATGGGGATCATATGTGGCCTCGTTGTGCAAGTTGTGGCGCTTGTTTCTGTAAATGCATGTACAGATTGGGATCGAGAg gcAGCTAAAGCCATCACTCGAGTCGAAGAAACTGGCATTGACTCGCATGGAACATAG
- the LOC7475549 gene encoding protein DETOXIFICATION 12, whose amino-acid sequence MEESLLPREVDEKGQGIIGPTPTPTWGVFIQEVKRLGYIAGPMVAVILTQYSLQVISMMMVGHLGELALSSAAMALSLSGVTGFSLMMGMASALETLCGQAYGAKQYKKLGTQTYTAIFCLNLVCIPLSVIWIYMGKILHFTGQDPAISHEAGKFIVWLVPALFAYATLQPLVRYFQTQSFIMPMLISSCATLCFHIPLCWALVYKSGLKNVGSAVAMGISYWLNVIFLGLYIKYSSACAKTRVPIYKELFYGVGEFFRFAIPSAVMICLEWWSFELLILLSGFLPNPQLETSVLSVCLMTISTLYGIPFGLGAAASTRVANELGAGNPRAARLAVYAAMFLAVSETIIVTSALFASRRVFGYLFSNEKEVIDYVTTMAPLVCLSVIMDSLQGVLSGVARGCGWQHIGAYINLGAFYLCGIPAAALLAFWLNLGGMGLWIGIQTGAFTQTILLSIVTSCTNWEKQARMARERIFEGHDNGLM is encoded by the exons ATGGAAGAGAGTTTGCTACCAAGAGAGGTTGACGAGAAAGGGCAGGGTATTATTGGTCCAACTCCAACCCCAACATGGGGTGTATTCATTCAAGAAGTGAAAAGACTTGGTTACATAGCGGGACCTATGGTGGCTGTGATTCTAACACAGTACTCCTTGCAAGTTATATCCATGATGATGGTTGGTCACCTTGGTGAGCTTGCCCTCTCTAGTGCCGCCATGGCTCTCTCTCTTTCCGGTGTCACCGGTTTCAGTCTCATG ATGGGGATGGCAAGTGCATTGGAAACTCTATGCGGGCAGGCTTATGGAGCTAAGCAATATAAAAAACTTGGAACTCAAACTTATACAGCAATTTTCTGCCTAAACTTAGTCTGTATCCCTCTATCTGTCATATGGATCTACATGGGAAAGATACTCCATTTCACTGGTCAAGATCCAGCAATTTCGCATGAAGCCGGAAAATTTATAGTGTGGCTTGTTCCTGCACTCTTTGCTTATGCAACTCTTCAGCCACTTGTTAGATATTTTCAGACACAAAGTTTTATCATGCCCATGCTGATTAGCTCTTGTGCCACTCTTTGTTTCCATATACCTCTCTGCTGGGCCTTAGTATACAAGTCTGGGCTAAAAAATGTGGGATCTGCGGTAGCAATGGGTATTTCATATTGGTTGAATGTAATCTTTCTTGGATTATACATAAAGTACTCTTCCGCCTGTGCAAAAACTCGTGTTCCAATTTACAAGGAGTTATTCTACGGGGTCGGAGAGTTTTTCCGCTTCGCCATCCCATCTGCAGTAATGATCTG CCTTGAGTGGTGGTCATTTGAGCTGCTTATCTTGCTCTCAGGGTTCTTACCAAATCCACAGCTTGAAACTTCAGTCCTATCCGTGTG TCTCATGACTATTTCAACACTTTATGGAATACCATTTGGACTTGGTGCCGCAGCAAG CACTAGAGTCGCAAATGAACTAGGAGCTGGGAACCCACGAGCGGCGCGTTTAGCTGTCTATGCTGCGATGTTTCTTGCAGTTTCAGAGACAATTATAGTAACTTCAGCCCTTTTTGCCAGCAGGCGTGTTTTTGGCTATCTTTTCAGCAATGAAAAGGAAGTAATTGATTATGTCACAACGATGGCCCCTCTGGTTTGTCTGTCGGTTATAATGGACAGCTTACAAGGAGTACTTTCAG GGGTTGCAAGAGGGTGTGGATGGCAGCATATAGGGGCTTATATAAATCTCGGAGCCTTCTATCTTTGTGGGATTCCAGCTGCTGCCTTGTTGGCTTTCTGGTTAAATTTAGGAGGCATGGGCCTTTGGATTGGAATTCAAACCGGTGCCTTCACTCAAACAATTTTACTCTCTATTGTCACGAGCTGCACAAATTGGGAAAAACAG GCAAGAATGGCAAGGGAGAGGATTTTTGAAGGTCATGACAATGGATTAATGTGA